CTACCCGTACGCCCCCGTCTTCACCGGGCGGATCGACGGTCTGCGCGTGGCGGTGAAGCGGACCCATGACGCGGAGGCGATGGGCAGGTGGGTGCGCCGCTTGAAGGAGCTCGGCCTCCCCGTGGTCACGCCGGTCGCCGGGCCGTACGAGATCGGGGACGATCGCTGGGTGGCCTACCCGTGGGTGGAGGGCCGTGGCTACGACGGGTCGGCGCGTGACGTCGCCGCCGCCGGTGAGCTGCTCGGGCGCCTCCACGCGGCAGGCACCGAGGAGGGGCTGAAGGACTTCGAGTGGCCCGACCACGACGCGGAGTCCGTGCAGGGGGACATCGACGGGCTGGCGCCGTACACGAGCAGGTTCGACGGGCCGCTGCGGGAGTTCATGACCACGACGCTGCCCGCGATCCGCGACGCGCGACTGCCTGTGGCCGAGGTCAGCATGGACTTCAAGGCGGTCAACCTCGTCTACACCGCCGAAGGCCCGGTGCTGGTCGACCCCGACAACGGCGAGCGCGCGCCCAGGCTGCTCGACCTGGCGCTGGCGGCGCTGCTGTTCCACAACGACCTGGACGGCGAGCCCGCGCGGGTCTTCACCGCCGCCGAGTGGGCCGTCTTCCGCGACGCCTACCTGCGGCACGTGGAGCTCACCGGCGAGGAGCGCGAGCTGTGGCCGACGGCGCTGCTGTACATGATGCTGGAATGGGGCGTATGGACCGCGATCAACGGCGAGTGGCACCTCGACAGGCACGCGCATTTCCTTCGCGACCTGCTCGCCGTCGATCTGGAGAGGTACCCGCTGTGAGGCTGCGCGAGTGGACGGCCGACGACGCGGAACCGGTGCTGCGGGCCTTCCTGGCCGAGGACATGCGCGCGCAGAGCGCCGAGCCGATCCGCACGCGCGACGACGCCGTGCGCTGGATCGAGGGCTGGCAGGGCAGGGGGCACGCCTTCGCGGTCGAGCTCGACGGACGGGTCGTCGGCAACGTCGCGGTCACCGGCATCGACCGGCACGACAACGGCTGGGTCTCCTACTGGACCACCGCCGAGGCGCGTGGCAGGGGAGTGGCCGCGCGGGCCACGGGGCTGCTGGCCGAGTGGGCCTTCGCCGAGCGGGGGCTGTTCCGGCTGGAGCTGGGCCACCGTACCAACAACCTCGCCTCCTGCAAGGTGGCGCTCAGGGCCGGGTTCGCGGCGGAGGGGATCGAACGCGGAAAGCTCGTCTACGACGGGGTTCGCCACGACGTCGAACGGCACGCGCGGCTGGCCACCGACTGACACGCTCCTTTACGCTCGTGGCTGTGGACAGCGAGAGCCGGGCGGCGGCCGGGCTGCTGGCGGCCATGAGCCGGGCGGCGGCCACGTTCGACGAGCTGCGCCATCCCTTCGTCAGGCGCGAGCCGCTGACCTACTTCCAGCCTGCGGGGTGGACGACAGGCGTGCTGTTCACGCTGCCCGACGGGCGGATGGTGCGCTTCTCGGTGTCGTTCGCGCACTCCGAGACATTCTTCCACGTCAGCGGTGAGGCGATGGTCGAGGAACGGCCGCTGGTGGAGTTACCGACCAAGAGCACCGAGAGCATCCACGAGGCGCTGGACCTGCTCGACGGGCACGTCGGCGAGGTCGTCTCGCCCGCTCGGTGGCTGCTCGACCAGCTGCTCGAGGAGATCACAGAGACCTGAGGCCGTGCAGCACCTCACGGAGCACGCCCACGTCCTCGGCCGCATGCCGTACGGTCACCAGCTGCCTCTCGCGCAGATCGCCGAGCAGCACGCGGACCACGCCCAGCGACAGCCCCGTGGCGGAGGCGACCTCGG
This window of the Nonomuraea africana genome carries:
- a CDS encoding phosphotransferase; amino-acid sequence: MAGDYTEVFERFGLPPQESIYPYAPVFTGRIDGLRVAVKRTHDAEAMGRWVRRLKELGLPVVTPVAGPYEIGDDRWVAYPWVEGRGYDGSARDVAAAGELLGRLHAAGTEEGLKDFEWPDHDAESVQGDIDGLAPYTSRFDGPLREFMTTTLPAIRDARLPVAEVSMDFKAVNLVYTAEGPVLVDPDNGERAPRLLDLALAALLFHNDLDGEPARVFTAAEWAVFRDAYLRHVELTGEERELWPTALLYMMLEWGVWTAINGEWHLDRHAHFLRDLLAVDLERYPL
- a CDS encoding GNAT family protein, translating into MRLREWTADDAEPVLRAFLAEDMRAQSAEPIRTRDDAVRWIEGWQGRGHAFAVELDGRVVGNVAVTGIDRHDNGWVSYWTTAEARGRGVAARATGLLAEWAFAERGLFRLELGHRTNNLASCKVALRAGFAAEGIERGKLVYDGVRHDVERHARLATD